One genomic region from Phragmites australis chromosome 1, lpPhrAust1.1, whole genome shotgun sequence encodes:
- the LOC133884011 gene encoding 17.6 kDa class I heat shock protein-like, with protein sequence MACSKPQRSSAKGAQPAACDADIDPDLEWLDRAACYIVRLNLPGFKKEDFKVHVDAGGRLTVRGERPAGYVRFHKAFQLPQTTNFDGVSGRFDGSVLSLIVPKVPVSGTQMVMARMAEANAAAECAAAREEAAGVKGQMAAAAIAGFALGIFVAHRLLTATNS encoded by the exons ATGGCGTGCAGCAAGCCGCAGCGATCATCAGCGAAGGGCGCGCAGCCGGCAGCCTGCGACGCTGACATCGACCCCGATCTCGAGTGGCTCGACCGCGCCGCCTGCTACATAGTTCGCCTCAACCTCCCAG GGTTCAAGAAGGAAGACTTCAAGGTGCACGTGGACGCCGGCGGCCGGCTGACGGTCCGCGGCGAGCGTCCCGCCGGGTACGTGCGGTTCCACAAGGCGTTCCAGCTGCCCCAGACGACCAACTTCGACGGGGTCTCCGGCCGGTTCGACGGCAGCGTGCTGTCCCTGATCGTTCCCAAGGTGCCGGTTAGCGGGACGCAGATGGTGATGGCGAGGATGGCCGAGGCGAATGCCGCGGCGGAGTGTGCAgcggcgcgggaggaggcggccggcgTGAAGGGGCAGATGGCCGCCGCGGCCATCGCCGGCTTCGCGCTCGGCATCTTCGTCGCGCACAGGCTCTTGACGGCCACGAATAGCTAA